Proteins co-encoded in one Nicotiana sylvestris chromosome 7, ASM39365v2, whole genome shotgun sequence genomic window:
- the LOC138873950 gene encoding uncharacterized protein: protein MAIDQDVEELLIMGDSDLIIRQAQGEWETRDVKLIPYKQHMEDLSRRFKSVEFRYIPHFHKKLADALATLASMLPYPGNAHIDPLEIQIREKHGYCNTVEEEPNVQPWYNDIKIFLTTKEYPEQASGDQKRIIRRLASSFFLRGEVLYKRTLDLNLLRYVDVEESRRIMY from the coding sequence atggcaatcgaccaagatgtggaagaattgttaatcatgggtgATTCGGATCTGATTATCAgacaagctcaaggagaatgggaaactcgagatgtcaaactTATTCCCTACAAGCAACATATGGAAGATCTTAGCAGGCGGTTCAAGTCAGTAGAGTTTAGGTACATTCCTCATTTTCACAAAAAGTTAGCCGATGCGCTCGCTACTTTGGCCTCAatgctgccatacccaggcaatgcccacattgacccattggaaatccaaatccgagaaaaACACGGTTACTGCAACACGGTTGAGGAAGAACCgaatgttcagccatggtataATGATATCAAGATATTTCTAACAACTAAAGAGTATCCCGAGCAAgctagtggagaccaaaagagaatcATTAGACGGCTCGCAAGCAGTTTCTTCTTGAGAGGtgaggtcttgtacaaaaggacacTGGATCTCAACTTGCTAAGATATGTTGACGTCGAAGAGTCCAGAAGAATCATGTACTAA